TAATGTATTCCAATAAGGACTCTTATCTACTAATTGTTTTTAAAAAGTGTGTCAGGTTGCTTGTGATCATAACGGCTGTTACAAGAATAAGAACCATCCATGCCTGCTCTTTGTTTTGAAGGGCTGTGATCTTTTCTCCAAGGTATTCACCTGCAAAGTAATAGGTAATGCAAAGCAATGTTGCAAAGAGTGTAATGAACATGTAGCCCAGAGTTAGCATAGTGTGGAACCACACTGGCATGAACGTTAGGTTCATTGAGATGATTGGTAAGATAAATAACCAGATCCATCCCAGTGAGATAAAGAAGTACACAAACAGCAGAACCGCAAAGAGTACGGATGAGAGTAGTAATCTAAGTCTGGCAGCTGCTGAAAGCATATTTTCTAAACACCTATTATTCTTAAAGGCTTATGTCTGGCTCCTATAGAAGGTAAACAAACAGGAAAAGTCCAATCCATACTACATCCACAAAGTGCCAGTACCAAGCAGACGCTTCAAAGTAAAAGTGGTGCTTGTCTGTAAAGTCACCTTTGTACATACGTAGAAGCACAGCGAGGAGCATCAACGTACCAAGGAGGACATGGAAACCGTGGAAACCTGTTAGCATGTAGAAGAGTGAGCCATATACACCGCTGCTCATTGTAAATGCAGCATGGCCGTACTCATACATTTGGCAGAATAGGAAAATAAAGCCAAGGTTCACAGTTAGCAGAAGTGCAAACTTTGCTGTTTCGTACTCTCTGTGTAGAAGCGCGTGGTGTGCCCATGTTACTGTTACACCTGAAGTGAGTAGCAGGAGCGTGTTAATTGTAGGCAAAGCAATGTGTAGTGTTTCAATGTTTTCTGGAGGCCATACAGGGTTAAAGCTTCTTAGGAAGAAGAACGCTGCAAAAAAGGCCGCGAAGAACATGATTTCTGAAACAATAAAGAAGATCATACCGTAGCGGTTAGCAAGGTCTAGAACGTAAGGAACCTTTTTAAAGCCACGCGCTCGGCTTTCTACAATTAGCTTGAGGAACCATTTCATAGCGGCTGCAAATGTAAGAGCGCCACCAACAATCATAAGAGCTTTAGCAATGCTGATTGGTGTCTTCATATCTTTAAGCTCTACGCCAGATGTGTAAACCACTGCATAAGCAAGAACAGCAACAATAGCACCAAGGAAGGCAAGCTTTGTATTCTCTGACTTAAGGGCGTTTTTGATCCAAGTGAGTTTACCAAGACCAAGAACGGCAAATGCTGAGTACTGTAGAGGCAGTGCATAGTCACCAGCAAAAGCATTACCATTTAGGAATACACCT
The Pseudomonadota bacterium genome window above contains:
- a CDS encoding cytochrome c oxidase subunit 3 — translated: MAGQAQDHDFFIPGNNIWPPLSCLGVGFLVFGLIALLHPGTPLLFMALMATVVAGVSVASFFGGGLFMLTAGAAALLYYTGVFLNGNAFAGDYALPLQYSAFAVLGLGKLTWIKNALKSENTKLAFLGAIVAVLAYAVVYTSGVELKDMKTPISIAKALMIVGGALTFAAAMKWFLKLIVESRARGFKKVPYVLDLANRYGMIFFIVSEIMFFAAFFAAFFFLRSFNPVWPPENIETLHIALPTINTLLLLTSGVTVTWAHHALLHREYETAKFALLLTVNLGFIFLFCQMYEYGHAAFTMSSGVYGSLFYMLTGFHGFHVLLGTLMLLAVLLRMYKGDFTDKHHFYFEASAWYWHFVDVVWIGLFLFVYLL